The following coding sequences are from one Methanobacterium petrolearium window:
- a CDS encoding DUF167 family protein: protein MQAVRTTPDGITVQIEVSPNSGQFQITGYNKWRQTLEVKIKAPPTKGKANKEIMKEFSKLTGHHTEIISGHKSRQKTLKISGIHEETFFEILKKFEMDL, encoded by the coding sequence GTGCAGGCAGTTAGAACCACTCCAGATGGAATAACCGTGCAGATAGAAGTATCCCCTAACTCTGGCCAATTTCAGATCACAGGATATAACAAGTGGAGGCAGACCCTGGAGGTCAAAATAAAAGCACCTCCCACCAAGGGGAAAGCCAATAAAGAGATAATGAAAGAATTCTCAAAATTAACTGGTCACCACACCGAGATCATATCTGGACATAAAAGTCGTCAGAAGACCCTTAAAATAAGTGGAATTCATGAGGAAACTTTTTTTGAGATTTTAAAAAAATTTGAAATGGATTTGTAA